The following proteins are encoded in a genomic region of Corynebacterium atypicum:
- the rpoB gene encoding DNA-directed RNA polymerase subunit beta, translated as MLEGPILAVSRQTKSVADIPGAPKRHSFAKYTEPIAIPGLLDLQRESFAWLIGTPDWRARKQEERGADAVVTSGLEDILNELSPIEDYSGNMSLSLSEPRFEDVKSSVEECKDKDINYAAPLYVTAEFINNETQEIKSQTVFIGDFPMMTKRGTFIVNGTERVVVSQLVRSPGVYFDRTIDKSTERPLHSVKVIPSRGAWLEFDVDKRDTVGVRIDRKRRQPVTVLLKALGWTTQQITDRFGFSELMMSTLENDGVENTDQALLEIYRKQRPGEQPTRELAQSLLDNSFFKPKRYDLARVGRYKVNRKLGLGGDHDGLMTLTEEDIATTLEYLVRLHAGEREMIAPNGQTIHVETDDIDHFGNRRLRTVGELIQNQVRVGLSRMERVVRERMTTQDAESITPTSLINVRPVSAAIREFFGTSQLSQFMDQNNSLSGLTHKRRLSALGPGGLSRERAGIEVRDVHPSHYGRMCPIETPEGPNIGLIGSLATYARVNSFGFIETPYRKVVDGKVTDEVEYLTADEEDRFSIAEALTETDADGTITQQRIEVRVKDGDIQVTGPDGVDYLDVSPRQMVSVATAMIPFLEHDDANRALMGANMQRQAVPLLRSESPLVGTGMEKPAAYDAGDLVISDCAGVVEDLSADFITIMDDDGARHTKLLRKFERTNQGTCYNQTPLVNIGDRVEVGQVLADGPGTHDGEMSLGRNLLVAFMPWEGHNYEDAIILNQRIVEEDILTSIHIEEHEIDARDTKLGAEEITREIPNVSEDVLADLDEHGIVRIGADVRAGDILVGKVTPKGETELTPEERLLRAIFGEKAREVRDTSLKVPHGETGKVIGVRRFSREDDDDLAAGVNEMIRVYVAQKRKIQDGDKLAGRHGNKGVVGKILPPEDMPFLEDGTPVDIILNTHGVPRRMNIGQVLETHLGWLASSGWHVDPEDPKNAELIKTLPEDLYDVPAGSLTATPVFDGATNEELAGLLQNSLPNRDGDVLIDESGKARLFDGRSGEPFDYPIAVGYMYMLKLHHLVDEKIHARSTGPYSMITQQPLGGKAQFGGQRFGEMEVWAMQAYGAAYTLQELLTIKSDDVVGRVKVYEAIVKGDNIPDPGIPESFKVLLKELQSLCLNVEVLSADGTPMELSGSDDDDMEGSSLGINLSRDERSDADIA; from the coding sequence GTGCTGGAAGGACCCATCTTGGCAGTCTCCCGCCAGACCAAGTCAGTGGCCGACATCCCCGGCGCGCCCAAGCGCCATTCTTTTGCTAAATACACCGAGCCCATTGCGATCCCGGGGCTACTCGATCTGCAGCGCGAGTCGTTCGCGTGGCTGATTGGCACCCCCGACTGGCGCGCCCGCAAACAGGAGGAGCGCGGCGCCGACGCCGTAGTCACCAGTGGGCTTGAGGACATTCTCAACGAGCTTTCCCCGATCGAAGACTACTCCGGCAACATGTCGCTGTCGCTGTCTGAGCCGCGCTTCGAGGACGTCAAGAGCTCCGTCGAGGAATGCAAGGACAAAGACATTAACTACGCGGCGCCGCTTTATGTGACCGCGGAGTTTATTAATAACGAGACGCAGGAGATCAAGTCCCAGACCGTCTTCATCGGCGACTTCCCGATGATGACGAAGCGCGGGACCTTCATCGTCAACGGCACCGAGCGTGTCGTCGTCTCGCAGCTCGTGCGCTCGCCGGGCGTGTACTTCGACCGGACCATCGATAAGTCCACGGAGCGCCCCCTGCACTCCGTCAAGGTCATCCCCTCGCGCGGCGCGTGGTTGGAGTTCGACGTCGACAAGCGGGATACCGTCGGCGTACGCATTGACCGCAAGCGCCGGCAGCCGGTGACCGTGCTGTTGAAGGCGCTAGGTTGGACCACCCAGCAGATTACTGATCGGTTCGGGTTCTCCGAGCTGATGATGTCCACGCTGGAAAACGACGGTGTGGAGAATACCGATCAGGCTCTGCTGGAGATTTACCGCAAGCAGCGCCCGGGCGAGCAGCCGACGCGCGAGCTGGCCCAGTCGCTCTTAGACAACTCTTTCTTTAAGCCCAAGCGCTACGACCTGGCCCGCGTCGGTCGGTACAAGGTGAACCGGAAGCTCGGCCTGGGCGGCGACCACGACGGTCTGATGACGCTGACCGAAGAGGACATCGCGACCACGCTCGAGTACCTCGTGCGCCTGCACGCAGGCGAGCGCGAGATGATCGCCCCGAACGGGCAGACCATCCACGTTGAGACCGACGACATTGACCACTTTGGCAACCGTCGTTTGCGTACCGTGGGCGAGCTGATCCAGAACCAGGTGCGGGTGGGGCTGTCGCGCATGGAGCGCGTCGTGCGCGAGCGGATGACCACCCAGGACGCTGAGTCGATCACCCCGACCTCGCTGATTAACGTCCGCCCGGTGTCTGCGGCTATTCGCGAGTTCTTCGGCACCTCGCAGCTCTCGCAGTTCATGGACCAGAACAACTCGCTTTCTGGGCTTACCCACAAGCGGCGCCTGTCTGCGCTCGGCCCGGGTGGCCTGTCCCGCGAGCGCGCCGGCATCGAGGTCCGCGACGTGCACCCCTCGCACTATGGCCGGATGTGCCCGATCGAGACGCCCGAGGGGCCGAACATCGGCCTGATCGGCTCGTTGGCTACCTACGCCCGGGTGAATTCCTTCGGCTTTATTGAAACCCCGTATCGCAAGGTCGTAGACGGTAAGGTCACCGACGAGGTGGAGTACCTCACCGCCGACGAGGAGGATCGGTTCTCCATCGCGGAGGCGCTGACCGAGACGGATGCGGACGGCACGATCACGCAGCAGCGCATCGAGGTGCGTGTCAAGGACGGCGACATTCAGGTCACGGGCCCAGACGGCGTGGATTACCTGGACGTTTCGCCGCGCCAGATGGTCTCCGTGGCCACGGCGATGATTCCGTTCCTCGAGCACGACGACGCTAACCGTGCGCTGATGGGCGCGAACATGCAGCGCCAGGCCGTGCCGCTGTTGCGTTCCGAGTCCCCGCTGGTGGGCACGGGCATGGAGAAACCGGCCGCTTACGATGCCGGTGACCTGGTTATTTCCGACTGCGCGGGCGTGGTCGAGGACCTGTCGGCCGACTTTATCACGATCATGGATGATGACGGCGCACGGCACACCAAGCTGCTGCGCAAGTTCGAGCGCACCAACCAGGGCACCTGCTACAACCAGACCCCGCTGGTCAACATCGGCGACCGCGTCGAGGTAGGCCAGGTGCTTGCCGACGGCCCCGGTACCCACGACGGCGAAATGTCGCTCGGCCGCAACCTGCTCGTGGCCTTCATGCCGTGGGAAGGCCACAACTACGAGGACGCGATCATCCTCAACCAGCGGATCGTTGAAGAGGACATTTTGACCTCGATCCACATCGAGGAGCACGAGATCGATGCCCGGGATACCAAGCTGGGCGCCGAGGAGATCACCCGAGAGATTCCGAACGTCTCCGAGGATGTGCTCGCCGACCTGGACGAGCACGGCATCGTACGCATCGGTGCGGATGTGCGCGCCGGCGACATCCTGGTAGGTAAGGTCACCCCGAAGGGTGAGACGGAGCTGACTCCGGAAGAGCGGCTGCTGCGTGCGATTTTCGGCGAGAAGGCGCGTGAGGTACGCGACACGTCGCTGAAGGTGCCGCACGGTGAAACCGGCAAGGTCATTGGCGTGCGCCGCTTCTCCCGCGAGGATGATGACGATCTGGCCGCTGGGGTCAACGAGATGATCCGCGTTTACGTGGCTCAGAAGCGCAAGATCCAGGACGGCGATAAGCTCGCCGGACGGCATGGCAACAAGGGTGTCGTAGGCAAGATCCTGCCCCCGGAGGACATGCCGTTCCTGGAGGATGGCACCCCGGTGGACATTATCCTGAACACTCACGGCGTGCCGCGTCGTATGAACATTGGACAGGTCCTGGAGACCCACCTGGGTTGGTTGGCCTCCAGCGGCTGGCACGTGGACCCGGAGGACCCGAAGAACGCGGAGCTCATCAAGACCCTCCCGGAGGATCTTTATGACGTCCCAGCCGGCTCGCTCACCGCAACCCCGGTGTTCGACGGTGCGACGAACGAGGAGCTCGCGGGTCTGCTGCAGAACTCGCTGCCGAACCGCGACGGCGACGTGCTTATCGACGAATCCGGCAAGGCCCGGCTTTTCGACGGCCGCTCGGGCGAGCCCTTCGACTACCCGATCGCCGTGGGCTACATGTACATGCTCAAGCTGCACCACTTGGTCGACGAGAAGATTCATGCCCGGTCCACCGGCCCGTACTCGATGATCACCCAGCAGCCGCTCGGCGGTAAGGCACAGTTCGGTGGCCAGCGCTTCGGTGAGATGGAGGTGTGGGCTATGCAGGCATACGGCGCGGCCTACACCCTGCAGGAGCTGTTGACCATCAAGTCGGACGACGTGGTCGGCCGTGTGAAGGTCTACGAGGCCATCGTCAAGGGCGACAACATCCCGGACCCGGGCATTCCCGAGTCGTTCAAGGTGTTGCTCAAGGAGCTGCAGTCGCTCTGCCTGAACGTTGAGGTTCTCTCGGCCGATGGGACGCCGATGGAGCTCTCTGGCTCTGACGATGATGACATGGAAGGTTCTTCGTTGGGGATCAACCTCTCCCGCGACGAGCGTTCCGACGCCGACATCGCCTAA
- a CDS encoding DNA-directed RNA polymerase subunit beta', whose protein sequence is MFDVNLFDELRIGLATAEDIRRWSKGEVKKPETINYRTLKPEKDGLFCERIFGPTRDWECACGKYKRVRYKGIICERCGVEVTKSKVRRERMGHIELAAPVTHIWYFKGVPSRLGYLLDLAPKDLERIIYFAANIITSVDDEARHADLEDLEAEMLLEKKEVEQEADSDIAERSKKLEEDLKELEEAGAKADARRKVQNAADKEMQHIRERSEREIERLDEIWNTFVKLAPKQMIIDETIYEELIDRYEDYFTGGMGAEAIQTLIRNFDLDAEAESLREMIANGKGQRKMRALKRLRVVAAFQRSGNDPAGMVLDAIPVIPPELRPMVQLDGGRFATSDLNDLYRRVINRNNRLKRMIDLGAPEIIVNNEKRMLQESVDALFDNGRRGRPVTGPGSRPLKSLSDLLKGKQGRFRQNLLGKRVDYSGRSVIIVGPQLKLHECGLPKLMALELFKPFVMKRLVEHDYAQNIKSAKRMVERQRPEVWDVLEEAISEHPVMLNRAPTLHRLGIQAFEPKLVEGKAIQLHPLACEAFNADFDGDQMAVHLPLSAEAQAEARILMLASNNILSPASGKPLAMPRLDMVTGLYFLTMDKGPDEIGGQGRYVAPSEDHPAEGVYSSMAEAIMARDRGRLGLQAPIRVRISHLRPPEDVEAELFPEGWERGQTWLAETTLGRIMFNELLPWDYPYREGVMVRKGGGTGKIMLGDVINDLAAKYPMITVAQTMDKMKDAGFYWATRSGVTISMADVLVLPNKTEILERYEEEARQIENKFWLKGALTERDRYDRLVELWQTATNEVGEAVEALYPDDNPIPMIVKSGAAGNMRQIWTLAGMKGMVVNSRGEYITRPIKTSFREGLTVMEYFNNSHGSRKGLADTALRTADSGYLTRRLVDVAQDVIVREEDCGTRQGVRVPIAEPTYNAEGNISGYVEHPLNETSAAGRVLATDAVDAEGNVIVEAGSDMNDENIKKLIQAGVVEAKVRSVLTCQTPAGVCAKCYGKSMATGKLVEIGEAVGIVAAQSIGEPGTQLTMRTFHQGGVGGDITGGLPRVQELFEARVPKNRAPIASVAGTVHLEDEGNFWTLRISPDDGGDDVVYEKLSKRQGLAQVRRPMESNPQTMIERALRDGDHIDVGERLMRGPADPHDVLEILGRRGVEKHLIDEVQAVYRTQGVSIHDKHIEIIIRQMLRRGTVIDSGSTEFLPGTLVDLSEAKAANAAALAGGGNPAELRSEIMGITKASLATESWLSAASFQETTRVLTDAAINKRSDKLIGLKENVIIGKLIPAGTGISRYRNISVKPTEAARNAAYPIPSFGESIYGDDAFGGEFTGASVPLDEDFTF, encoded by the coding sequence GTGTTCGACGTAAACCTCTTCGACGAGCTTCGTATCGGCTTGGCCACGGCCGAAGATATCCGCCGGTGGTCCAAGGGCGAGGTCAAGAAGCCGGAGACCATCAACTACCGCACGCTGAAGCCCGAGAAGGATGGCCTGTTCTGCGAGCGTATCTTCGGGCCGACGCGCGACTGGGAGTGCGCCTGCGGCAAGTACAAGCGGGTGCGCTACAAGGGCATCATCTGTGAGCGCTGCGGCGTTGAGGTGACCAAGTCCAAGGTGCGTCGCGAGCGCATGGGCCACATCGAGCTGGCCGCCCCGGTCACGCACATCTGGTACTTCAAGGGGGTGCCTTCGCGCCTGGGCTACCTGCTGGACCTGGCGCCGAAGGACCTCGAGCGCATCATCTATTTCGCAGCGAACATCATCACCAGTGTGGACGACGAGGCGCGCCACGCTGACCTCGAGGATCTCGAGGCGGAGATGCTCCTGGAGAAGAAGGAAGTCGAGCAGGAAGCCGACTCCGACATCGCTGAGCGCTCGAAGAAGCTCGAGGAAGACCTCAAGGAGCTTGAGGAGGCCGGCGCTAAAGCCGATGCCCGCAGGAAGGTGCAGAACGCTGCGGACAAGGAGATGCAGCACATCCGGGAGCGCTCCGAGCGGGAGATCGAGCGCCTGGACGAGATCTGGAACACCTTTGTCAAGCTCGCGCCGAAGCAGATGATCATCGATGAGACGATCTACGAGGAGCTCATCGACCGTTACGAGGACTACTTCACTGGCGGCATGGGCGCGGAGGCTATCCAGACGCTGATCCGCAATTTTGACCTGGACGCGGAGGCCGAGAGCCTGCGCGAGATGATCGCCAACGGCAAGGGGCAGCGCAAGATGCGCGCGCTCAAGCGGCTGCGCGTCGTCGCTGCGTTCCAGCGCTCGGGCAATGACCCGGCCGGCATGGTGCTCGACGCCATCCCGGTGATTCCGCCGGAGCTGCGTCCGATGGTGCAGCTCGACGGCGGCCGGTTCGCCACCAGCGACCTGAACGATCTCTACCGCCGGGTGATTAACCGCAACAACCGCTTGAAGCGGATGATTGATCTCGGCGCGCCGGAGATCATCGTCAACAATGAGAAGCGGATGCTGCAGGAGTCGGTGGACGCGCTGTTCGACAACGGTCGCCGTGGCCGCCCGGTCACCGGTCCGGGCAGCCGGCCGCTCAAGTCGCTGTCTGACTTGCTGAAGGGCAAGCAGGGTCGGTTCCGCCAGAACTTGCTGGGCAAGCGCGTGGATTACTCCGGCCGTTCGGTGATCATCGTCGGCCCGCAGCTCAAGCTGCACGAGTGCGGCCTGCCGAAGCTGATGGCTCTGGAGCTGTTCAAGCCCTTCGTGATGAAGCGCCTGGTCGAGCACGACTACGCGCAGAACATCAAGTCGGCTAAGCGCATGGTCGAACGCCAGCGCCCCGAGGTGTGGGACGTCCTCGAAGAGGCCATCTCGGAGCACCCGGTGATGCTGAACCGCGCGCCGACGCTGCACCGCCTGGGTATCCAGGCATTCGAGCCGAAGTTGGTGGAGGGCAAGGCGATCCAGCTGCACCCGCTGGCCTGCGAGGCCTTCAACGCCGACTTCGACGGCGACCAGATGGCCGTGCACCTGCCCCTGTCGGCGGAAGCTCAGGCCGAGGCTCGCATCCTGATGCTGGCGTCCAACAACATCCTTTCCCCGGCGTCGGGCAAGCCGCTGGCCATGCCTCGCCTGGATATGGTCACCGGCTTGTACTTCTTGACGATGGACAAGGGCCCCGACGAGATCGGCGGCCAGGGTCGCTACGTGGCTCCCAGCGAGGACCACCCGGCCGAGGGCGTGTACTCGTCGATGGCCGAGGCGATTATGGCCCGCGACCGCGGTCGACTCGGGCTGCAGGCGCCCATCCGCGTGCGGATCTCGCATCTGCGTCCGCCGGAAGACGTCGAGGCTGAGCTATTCCCCGAGGGTTGGGAGCGCGGCCAGACCTGGCTGGCAGAGACGACCTTGGGCCGCATCATGTTCAACGAGCTGCTGCCGTGGGATTACCCCTACCGCGAAGGCGTGATGGTGCGCAAGGGTGGCGGCACGGGCAAGATCATGCTCGGCGACGTGATTAACGATCTCGCCGCCAAGTACCCGATGATCACCGTCGCGCAGACGATGGACAAGATGAAGGACGCCGGCTTCTACTGGGCCACGCGTTCGGGCGTGACGATCTCGATGGCAGACGTGCTCGTGTTGCCGAACAAGACTGAGATCCTGGAGCGGTACGAGGAAGAAGCCCGCCAGATCGAGAACAAGTTCTGGCTCAAGGGTGCGCTGACCGAGCGCGACCGCTACGACCGCCTGGTCGAGCTGTGGCAAACCGCCACCAACGAGGTCGGCGAGGCCGTCGAGGCCCTGTATCCGGACGACAACCCGATTCCGATGATCGTGAAGTCGGGCGCGGCCGGCAACATGCGCCAAATCTGGACCCTGGCTGGCATGAAGGGCATGGTTGTGAACTCGCGCGGCGAGTACATCACCCGCCCGATCAAGACCTCCTTCCGCGAGGGCCTGACAGTGATGGAGTACTTCAACAACTCCCACGGTTCGCGTAAGGGCCTGGCGGATACCGCGCTGCGTACGGCGGACTCGGGCTACCTCACCCGCCGCCTCGTCGACGTTGCCCAGGACGTCATCGTCCGCGAGGAGGATTGCGGCACCCGGCAGGGCGTGCGCGTCCCGATCGCGGAGCCGACTTACAACGCCGAGGGCAACATCTCCGGCTACGTCGAGCACCCGCTCAACGAGACGTCGGCTGCCGGTCGCGTGCTGGCCACTGACGCCGTGGATGCCGAGGGCAACGTCATCGTCGAGGCCGGTTCGGATATGAACGATGAGAACATCAAGAAGCTCATCCAGGCCGGCGTGGTCGAGGCCAAGGTTCGCTCGGTGCTGACCTGCCAGACCCCGGCGGGCGTGTGCGCGAAGTGCTACGGCAAGTCGATGGCCACCGGCAAGCTGGTGGAGATCGGGGAGGCCGTCGGTATCGTCGCCGCCCAGTCGATTGGCGAGCCGGGCACGCAGCTGACGATGCGTACCTTCCACCAGGGCGGCGTCGGCGGCGACATCACCGGCGGTCTGCCGCGTGTGCAGGAGCTGTTTGAGGCGCGCGTGCCCAAGAACCGGGCCCCGATCGCTTCGGTCGCCGGCACCGTGCACCTCGAGGACGAAGGCAACTTCTGGACGCTGCGGATCTCCCCGGATGACGGCGGCGACGACGTGGTCTATGAGAAGCTGTCCAAGCGTCAGGGCTTGGCGCAGGTGCGCCGCCCGATGGAGTCGAACCCGCAGACGATGATCGAGCGCGCGCTGCGTGACGGTGACCACATCGACGTCGGTGAGCGGCTCATGCGCGGTCCTGCCGATCCGCACGACGTCCTGGAGATTCTGGGCCGTCGCGGGGTGGAAAAGCACCTGATCGACGAGGTCCAGGCGGTCTACCGTACGCAGGGCGTGTCGATTCACGACAAGCACATTGAGATCATCATCCGCCAGATGCTGCGCCGCGGCACGGTCATCGACTCCGGTTCCACGGAGTTCTTGCCCGGCACGCTGGTGGATCTCTCGGAGGCGAAGGCCGCGAACGCGGCTGCGTTGGCGGGCGGTGGCAACCCTGCCGAGCTGCGCAGCGAGATCATGGGTATCACCAAGGCCTCGCTGGCCACGGAGTCCTGGTTGTCGGCGGCGTCGTTCCAGGAGACCACCCGTGTGCTGACGGACGCTGCGATCAACAAGCGCTCTGACAAGCTGATCGGCCTGAAGGAGAACGTGATCATCGGCAAGCTGATTCCGGCGGGTACCGGTATTTCGCGTTACCGCAACATCTCGGTCAAGCCGACCGAGGCTGCGCGCAACGCGGCCTACCCGATCCCGAGCTTTGGCGAGTCGATCTACGGCGACGACGCCTTTGGCGGCGAGTTCACCGGCGCCTCGGTGCCGTTGGATGAGGACTTCACGTTCTAG
- a CDS encoding DUF3068 domain-containing protein, with the protein MLPKSRVVSALLVGLGVALVVAGLLAPRALPADTRLPLDLGQQTWTITDPHARTRLMTNPQGRVLDAPVTRQLHMTLEEPANEDTVSVRVGSTLARDSMQSDADRLIDAKVWNWRMDRLSGEPVGSAVLADQLASPTKNVEMGGVWLKFPANAERKNYDVFDETLRRAYPAEFAEEVEIAGRTIYRYHQHIDPQNVRAQYAHPFNEVELHQEGEGDGDGGDTATGYLFHSVSRDIFVDQATGLVVRLDEQVTDFYGRDAGDRAETVLEFSGTMPDEQVEALLDAASSADAARATGPVSWALIAGGAVVTVIGIAGAFGAFRSWRNRKA; encoded by the coding sequence TTCTTGCTCCGCGTGCTCTGCCCGCCGATACTCGGCTGCCGCTCGATCTTGGCCAACAGACCTGGACGATCACGGATCCACACGCGCGCACCCGGCTAATGACCAACCCGCAGGGTCGCGTGTTAGACGCTCCGGTGACGAGGCAGCTGCATATGACCCTCGAGGAACCGGCGAACGAGGACACGGTGTCGGTCCGCGTGGGGTCGACTCTTGCCCGCGACAGTATGCAATCGGACGCCGACCGTCTGATTGACGCAAAAGTGTGGAACTGGCGGATGGATCGCCTGAGCGGGGAACCTGTCGGGTCTGCGGTTTTGGCTGATCAATTGGCAAGTCCCACCAAAAACGTGGAGATGGGCGGGGTGTGGCTGAAGTTCCCGGCTAACGCGGAGCGGAAGAATTACGACGTCTTCGACGAGACGCTGCGGCGGGCGTACCCCGCTGAATTTGCTGAAGAAGTCGAGATCGCCGGGCGCACTATATACCGGTATCATCAGCACATCGATCCGCAGAATGTGCGTGCGCAGTATGCTCACCCCTTCAATGAAGTGGAGCTGCATCAAGAAGGCGAGGGTGACGGCGACGGCGGAGATACGGCAACGGGCTACCTTTTCCACTCTGTAAGCCGCGACATTTTTGTCGACCAGGCGACGGGACTGGTGGTGCGCCTCGATGAGCAGGTCACGGACTTCTACGGTCGGGATGCCGGCGATCGTGCGGAAACCGTCCTTGAGTTTTCCGGTACGATGCCCGACGAGCAGGTGGAGGCGCTTCTCGACGCCGCGTCCAGTGCTGATGCAGCGCGGGCTACGGGCCCGGTATCGTGGGCGCTTATTGCCGGCGGCGCGGTGGTGACAGTGATTGGTATCGCGGGCGCTTTCGGTGCCTTCCGGTCGTGGCGGAACCGGAAGGCCTAG
- a CDS encoding ECF transporter S component, with protein sequence MVDVVVAATLGVACGIVFIMWNTVGYAWFSALDALTPGFGGLAVGIWLIGGVIGALVIRKPGAAIMVETVAASVSAAVGSQWGIETLYSGLAQGLGVELVILVFRYRRFSLPVSCLAGVGAAVGAFVLELFTSPNLAKSLEFNLIYLTCLALSGALLAGMLGYYVVQALAKTGALDRFPAGREKRV encoded by the coding sequence GTGGTAGATGTCGTGGTGGCGGCGACGTTGGGGGTGGCCTGCGGCATCGTTTTTATCATGTGGAATACGGTCGGCTACGCGTGGTTCTCCGCGCTCGACGCGTTGACTCCCGGATTCGGCGGGCTGGCAGTGGGAATCTGGCTCATCGGCGGGGTGATCGGAGCGCTCGTGATCCGCAAGCCGGGGGCGGCCATCATGGTAGAGACGGTGGCCGCCAGCGTCTCTGCGGCGGTGGGTAGCCAGTGGGGAATCGAGACGCTCTATTCCGGGCTTGCTCAGGGGCTCGGCGTGGAGTTGGTGATCCTGGTCTTTCGGTACCGGCGCTTCAGCCTTCCGGTATCTTGCCTCGCGGGCGTCGGCGCCGCCGTAGGAGCCTTCGTGTTAGAGCTCTTTACCAGCCCCAACCTGGCCAAGTCGCTCGAGTTCAACCTGATTTACCTCACCTGTTTGGCTCTCTCCGGGGCGCTTCTGGCCGGGATGCTCGGCTACTACGTGGTGCAGGCGTTGGCCAAAACCGGGGCACTCGATCGCTTTCCGGCCGGCCGAGAAAAGCGTGTTTAA
- a CDS encoding ABC transporter ATP-binding protein has translation MQASSFSWRHAGRKAYALNSVDLEIEPGERVLIRGDSGSGKSTLLAAIAGVLGGESEGDQAGRLELYTRTGRREEPGRSIPVGLVLQDPDSQVVAARVGDDVAVGCENLGVPRPEIWARVRSALALVDLEVPLDHPTKRLSGGQKQRLALAGVLAIQAGIILLDEPTANLDPKGAQDVRAAVQLAVERTGATLVVVEHQWRRWAGLCTKLIELGDAGVRGVGKLEPPPEQPAPGAYAARPVAAGAPAALWTQDLITRCGPPRNVRLPEAASTVITGANGAGKSTLLLTMAGLLPSRSGQIGLSPSVARGLAADPAGWRSTDLAQRIGYVFQNPEAQFVARSVAEELRVGPKVMGGEIPERRIAQLVERLRLGHLLDANPYTLSGGEKRRLSVATCLVTAPSLVLLDEPTFGQDPSTFAELVRMLRELVDSGTTVAAITHTPEFIAALGDWRVHVDAPSKKKVGESA, from the coding sequence GTGCAGGCTAGCTCTTTTTCCTGGCGGCACGCGGGTAGGAAAGCCTACGCGCTCAACAGCGTGGACCTGGAGATCGAGCCAGGGGAGCGGGTACTGATCCGCGGCGACTCGGGCTCGGGAAAGTCCACCTTGCTGGCGGCCATTGCCGGCGTCTTGGGTGGTGAATCCGAGGGCGACCAGGCCGGCCGGCTGGAGCTTTACACTCGAACGGGGCGCCGGGAGGAACCGGGGCGCTCGATCCCGGTGGGATTAGTGCTCCAGGATCCGGATAGCCAGGTGGTGGCGGCGCGGGTAGGCGACGATGTCGCGGTTGGCTGCGAGAATCTGGGGGTTCCCCGCCCCGAAATTTGGGCTCGGGTGCGCAGTGCGCTGGCTCTCGTCGACCTCGAGGTGCCGCTCGATCACCCCACGAAGCGGCTTTCCGGCGGGCAGAAGCAGCGCTTGGCGCTAGCCGGGGTGCTGGCGATACAGGCCGGCATCATTCTGCTCGATGAGCCCACCGCGAACCTGGATCCGAAAGGCGCGCAGGACGTGCGCGCGGCCGTGCAGCTTGCCGTGGAACGTACTGGGGCGACGCTCGTGGTGGTGGAGCACCAGTGGCGCCGCTGGGCCGGGCTGTGCACCAAGCTCATCGAGCTTGGCGACGCCGGCGTGCGCGGCGTCGGCAAGCTGGAGCCCCCGCCAGAACAGCCGGCGCCCGGTGCGTACGCAGCGCGTCCGGTTGCCGCCGGCGCCCCGGCCGCGTTGTGGACGCAGGACCTTATCACTCGCTGTGGCCCGCCGCGCAACGTGCGGTTGCCCGAGGCGGCGTCGACGGTGATAACCGGAGCCAACGGCGCCGGGAAAAGCACTTTGCTGTTGACCATGGCCGGGCTCCTGCCCAGCCGGAGTGGCCAAATCGGACTTTCGCCAAGCGTGGCCCGGGGGTTGGCTGCCGACCCGGCTGGGTGGCGTTCTACAGACCTCGCGCAGCGTATCGGGTACGTCTTTCAAAACCCGGAAGCGCAGTTTGTGGCGCGCAGTGTTGCAGAAGAGCTGCGGGTAGGTCCGAAGGTGATGGGTGGTGAGATCCCAGAAAGGCGCATCGCGCAGCTGGTGGAGCGGCTGCGCCTGGGACATTTGTTGGATGCTAATCCGTACACGCTTTCCGGCGGCGAAAAACGGCGCCTATCCGTGGCAACCTGCCTGGTTACCGCGCCCAGTTTGGTGCTGTTGGACGAACCCACGTTTGGCCAAGATCCGTCGACGTTCGCGGAATTAGTGCGGATGCTGCGCGAGCTGGTGGATAGCGGCACTACTGTGGCCGCGATTACGCACACGCCCGAGTTCATTGCGGCGCTAGGCGATTGGCGGGTCCACGTGGACGCCCCTTCGAAAAAGAAGGTGGGCGAAAGTGCCTAA